The proteins below come from a single Rosa rugosa chromosome 2, drRosRugo1.1, whole genome shotgun sequence genomic window:
- the LOC133733853 gene encoding uncharacterized protein LOC133733853: MFSILKRKCSWSMISAIASIVGLVSLMLASKVHLFFFPLVPSFEYFSQTHNSCVPINASTEAITDHFRGNLEPPIDLENHFPADLHKAVVFHGAPWKAEIGRWLAGCGSISNKVNIVEVGVAAKMTAVVEVFVIVNWDNVGAFMDIVVKTEEQMGYKYGEACFRLCF, from the exons ATGTTTTCTATTCTGAAAAGGAAATGCTCATGGTCTATGATATCGGCGATTGCTTCTATTGTGGGATTGGTTTCACTAATGTTGGCTTCAAAAGTTCATCTGTTCTTCTTTCCATTAGTTCCTTCTTTCGAGTACTTTAGTCAAACTCATAACTCTTGTGTCCCAATCAATGCTTCCACTGAAGCAATTACGGATCATTTTAGGGGAAATTTAGAACCTCCTATTGACTTAGAAAATCATTTTCCAGCTGACTTGCACAAGGCAGTTGTTTTTCATGGAGCACCATGGAAGGCAGAGATTGGCCGGTGGCTTGCTGGTTGTGGCTCAATTTCTAATAAAGTCAACATTGTGGAG GTGGGAGTGGCTGCAAAAATGACTGCAGTGGTCGAGGTTTTTGTAATCGTGAATTGGGACAATGTCGGTGCTTTCATGGATATAGTG GTGAAAACAGAAGAACAAATGGGATATAAGTATGGCGAGGCTTGCTTTCGTTTATGTTTCTAG